The window CGATGGGAAACTTTTGCTCGTCGCGTGCAATAACTTTGACGCCGACGGAAGAGCTCTGCTCGACGAATTTTGGGACTGCCTCGCCGCATATCTCGGACAACATGGCGCAATGCAGATCCTCAGTGTCGAGCAGGCCTGAAATTACCGGATGTCAATCCCGTGACAGCGCGCTGCGGAAGGCGACGGCGGCCAGGATGAGGCTGGCGATGGCGTTCCAGCCGGCCAGCGACAGGCCGAGGATGCGCAGCGCTGCCTTGTCGCAGGAGGGCGGCACGAATTTGTCGAGCGCGTCGAGCACGCCCTTGCCGCCGGTGTCGACAGGGCCGGCGCCAGCTGTGCAGTCGGTCGGGCCTGGCCACCAAGCCCATTCGACGCCCGAGTGATAGACGCCGAGATAGAGGCCGTAGAGCATCAGCAGGCCGCCGATCGCCAAGAGGCCGCGCGTCACCCAGGCCGGCGCGCGCAGCATCGAGGCCACCGCCGCCAGGAGCATCAGCGGCACGCCGATATAGTAGGGCGTGCGCTGCTCAAGGCAGAGATGGCAGGGGATGTAGCCACCGATGTACTGAAAGGCGAGCGCGGAACCGACGGTGGCCGCCATGGCGACGGCGAGAAACAGCGCCGCGCGCGTCCGTTGGCGTCCGCTGTCGGCATTCATGGTCGCTGTCATCGTGGGGGATCCGTTTGCTCGGCTGCTATGCGTGGGCATATCTGACGAGGATATAGAGCAAAATCAGGGCGGCGGCGCCGGCGCTGACGATCATTCCCAGGCGTTTTTCGATGAACTCCCTGATCGGTTCGCCATAGCGGCGCAGCAGCCAGGCGAGCAGCAGGAAACGCGCGCCGCGCGCCACGATAGCCGAAACGATGAAGACAATGAGATTGACGTGCAGCGCACCGGCCAGGATCGTGACCACCTTGATCGGCGGCAGGTGCGCCGCGCCGGATGTGACGAGCAACACCAGCATCAGCCCGGTGCCGGACGACTGCCACTTCTCGAACGTCGCAAGGCCGCCGAAGTGCTCCAGGATCGGCCGGGCTATCGTATCGTAGGCATAGTAGCCGATCAGCCAGCCGGCAACGCCGCCCAGTACGGACGCAACGGTGGCGGTCAGCGCGTAGCGATAGGCGCGTTTGGGCCGCGCCAGCGCCATGGGCAGGAACAGCACGTCGGCCGGTATGAAGAAGACGGAGCTTTCGACGAAGGCGATGAAGGCCAGCCACCATTCAGCGGATTTGCGCGCCGCCAGCGACAGCGTCCAATCGTAAAGTCCGCGAAGCATCGGCTCTCCTAATCGCATGTCGTGCAAAACGCAGCCGCGGTTTTCGGACACGGGCATGCAGGAAACAAGGACCCAAAGCGCCGCAGCCGCCGCCTATGGCGCCGGCCGCTTCGACGCGCTGCCTGTCTAGAAAGATTTTCCGCGCCGCACAATGGCGCCGCCCTTACGAAACCGTAAGGTGTGGCATGGTCGTCGAGCGGGCCGCCCAAATCGGCAACAGGCCAGTTGACGAACGGGTCTCCAACCGTATAGTCCGCGCCCATCCAGGCCGCCCGGCCTGAGCCCCTATGGCGGAATTGGTAGACGCGCTCGACTCA is drawn from Mesorhizobium sp. B1-1-8 and contains these coding sequences:
- a CDS encoding disulfide bond formation protein B, translating into MTATMNADSGRQRTRAALFLAVAMAATVGSALAFQYIGGYIPCHLCLEQRTPYYIGVPLMLLAAVASMLRAPAWVTRGLLAIGGLLMLYGLYLGVYHSGVEWAWWPGPTDCTAGAGPVDTGGKGVLDALDKFVPPSCDKAALRILGLSLAGWNAIASLILAAVAFRSALSRD
- a CDS encoding YqaA family protein, producing MLRGLYDWTLSLAARKSAEWWLAFIAFVESSVFFIPADVLFLPMALARPKRAYRYALTATVASVLGGVAGWLIGYYAYDTIARPILEHFGGLATFEKWQSSGTGLMLVLLVTSGAAHLPPIKVVTILAGALHVNLIVFIVSAIVARGARFLLLAWLLRRYGEPIREFIEKRLGMIVSAGAAALILLYILVRYAHA